In Gemmatimonadetes bacterium T265, one DNA window encodes the following:
- the ptrB gene encoding oligopeptidase B yields the protein MAAAAVARGQAPKPPVAARHAQVDTLNGDVRTDDYAWLKNKRDPAVIAYLDAENAYADSTTARTAALRDTLYREMLARVKETDLSVPYRKDGYWYYTRTEAGKAYPIFCRRRGTMDAPEEVVLDQNARAAGKKFLGLGGLNVSPDGSTLLFLEDTTALRVYTLYAKDLRTGRLVDTVSNVTGATAWANDNRTYFYVTGDSARRDNAVWRRTLGAPHAGAAGGDANVFREDSLLYNVGLERTRDGRYVVLGAESFTTSDWRVIPADRPAEAPRATGGRRDGVEYSLAHDGGGWLIRTNAGGAVNFKVVRAPDADASPGAWRAWLPHRDSAFVEFVDPFRDFVVVGERTGGMRRLRVTEAASGQTHTVALPEPAYGVDPDRNEEFAATAYRFDYSSLVTPPTVYDYDVAARRLDVKKRTEVPTYDASRYEVRRLMVTARDGTPVPVSLLTRKGAPADPHSPLLLYAYGSYGYTTEPTFHSTVFSLVDRGFVYAIAHIRGGQEMGRRWYDQGKMLNKRNTFYDFEDVAEGLVRLHYTSPDRLVANGGSAGGLLMGVVANERPQLFRAIVADVPFVDVVNTMLDASLPLTAQEWLQWGNPRVPAEYAYLKTYSPYDNVRPQAYPWLLVTSSLNDSQVGFHEPTKWVAKLRATKTDANPLVFHINMHGGHGGSSGRYDLLREQAYRYAFMLDAVGLAGGAGPTRAASAGR from the coding sequence CGGAGAATGCGTACGCCGACTCCACGACGGCGCGCACCGCGGCGCTGCGCGACACGCTCTACCGCGAGATGCTCGCGCGCGTGAAGGAGACCGACCTCTCGGTGCCGTACCGGAAGGACGGCTACTGGTATTACACGCGCACCGAGGCCGGGAAGGCGTACCCGATCTTCTGCCGCCGCCGCGGGACGATGGACGCGCCCGAGGAAGTCGTGCTCGACCAGAACGCGCGCGCGGCGGGGAAGAAGTTCCTCGGGCTCGGCGGCCTCAACGTGAGCCCGGACGGGTCGACGCTGCTTTTCCTCGAGGACACGACGGCGCTGCGCGTCTACACGCTCTACGCCAAGGACCTGCGCACGGGGCGCCTCGTCGACACGGTGTCGAACGTGACGGGGGCGACGGCGTGGGCGAACGACAACCGCACGTACTTCTACGTGACCGGCGACTCGGCGCGGCGCGACAACGCGGTCTGGCGCCGCACGTTAGGCGCGCCGCACGCGGGGGCGGCCGGGGGCGACGCGAACGTCTTTCGCGAGGACTCGCTTCTCTACAACGTCGGGCTCGAGCGCACGCGCGACGGGCGCTACGTCGTGCTCGGCGCGGAGAGCTTCACGACCTCCGACTGGCGCGTGATCCCGGCCGACCGGCCGGCGGAGGCGCCGCGCGCGACCGGCGGCCGGCGCGACGGGGTCGAGTACAGCCTCGCGCACGACGGCGGCGGCTGGCTGATCCGGACCAACGCGGGCGGGGCCGTCAACTTCAAGGTCGTGCGGGCCCCCGACGCGGACGCGTCGCCCGGCGCGTGGCGCGCCTGGCTGCCGCACCGCGACTCGGCGTTCGTCGAGTTCGTCGACCCGTTCCGCGACTTCGTGGTCGTCGGCGAGCGGACGGGCGGCATGCGGCGGCTGCGGGTCACCGAGGCGGCGTCGGGGCAGACGCACACGGTCGCGCTCCCCGAGCCGGCGTACGGCGTCGACCCGGACCGGAACGAGGAGTTCGCCGCGACGGCGTACCGCTTCGACTACTCGTCGCTCGTCACCCCGCCCACGGTCTACGACTACGACGTGGCGGCGCGGCGCCTCGACGTGAAGAAGCGCACCGAGGTGCCGACCTACGACGCGTCGCGCTACGAGGTGCGGCGGCTGATGGTCACCGCGCGCGACGGCACGCCCGTGCCGGTGTCGCTGCTCACGCGCAAGGGCGCGCCGGCCGACCCGCACTCGCCGCTCCTGCTCTACGCGTACGGCTCGTACGGCTACACGACCGAGCCGACCTTCCACTCGACCGTGTTCTCGCTCGTCGACCGCGGCTTCGTCTACGCCATCGCGCACATCCGCGGCGGGCAGGAGATGGGGCGGCGCTGGTACGACCAGGGCAAGATGCTCAACAAGCGGAACACCTTCTACGACTTCGAGGACGTCGCGGAGGGGCTCGTTAGGCTGCACTACACCTCGCCCGACCGGCTCGTCGCGAACGGCGGCTCCGCGGGCGGGCTGCTGATGGGCGTCGTCGCCAACGAGCGCCCGCAGCTCTTCCGCGCGATCGTCGCCGACGTGCCGTTCGTCGACGTCGTGAACACGATGCTCGACGCGTCGCTCCCGCTCACCGCGCAGGAGTGGCTGCAGTGGGGCAACCCGCGGGTGCCGGCCGAGTACGCGTACCTGAAGACGTACTCGCCGTACGACAACGTGCGGCCGCAGGCGTACCCGTGGCTGCTCGTCACGAGTTCGCTCAACGACTCGCAGGTCGGCTTTCACGAGCCGACGAAGTGGGTCGCGAAGCTCCGCGCGACGAAGACGGACGCCAACCCGCTCGTCTTCCACATCAACATGCACGGCGGGCACGGCGGCAGTTCGGGGCGGTACGACTTGCTGCGCGAGCAGGCGTACCGGTACGCGTTCATGCTCGACGCGGTCGGGCTCGCGGGCGGGGCGGGGCCGACGCGGGCGGCGTCGGCGGGGCGGTGA